The Cytobacillus oceanisediminis genomic interval GTCAACAGTGTCAAAGAATTAATCAAGGAAGAAAAAGAAAAGGTCGAGGGCCTTGTTATAGATCTTTCACTTGACCAGGGTAAGCCGATTGAAGAATCTGTTTCAACCATGATTGAAAAAGCCGTGTTTGGCGGGCTGATCGCGGTTTTGATTATTTTGCTGTTCCTGCGTGATTTTAAATCAACAATTATTTCGATAGTATCTATTCCAGTTTCGATTTTCATGGCTTTGCTGCTGCTGAACTGGATGAATATTACCTTGAATATTATGACGCTTGGAGCCATTACGGTTGCTATCGGCCGTGTAATCGATGACTCTATCGTTGTGGTTGAAAATATTTACCGCCGCCTGCATTTAAAAGAAGAAAAACTAACAGGGCGGGCACTTATTCGTGAAGCTACGATTGAGATGTTCAAGCCAATTCTCTCCTCGACATTAGTAACGGTTGCCGTATTTGCACCGCTCATTTTTGTAGGAGGCATGGTGGGCGAGCTGTTTATGCCATTCGCTTTGACGATGACGTTTGCACTTGGCGCTTCACTCCTTGTGGCAATTACAATCGTTCCAGCGCTGTCTCACTTCTTGTTTAGAAAGAAATTGTACAGTGAAAAAACGGAAGGCAGCCATAAAGAAGCTGGAAAGCTATCAAAATGGTATAAAGGCATTCTTGAGAAGTCTCTTAATCATAAGATTATTACATCCATCATTGCGGTTGTATTGCTGGCGGGCAGCTTAGCTCTGACACCAATGATCGGATTCAGCTTTATGGGCAGTGAAGAAGATAAAGTAATGTATCTAACTTACACGCCTGAAGCTGGAGAACTTAAAGATGAAACTTTAAAGAACGTTGAAGCAGTAGAAGAAGAGATGCTTAAGCGTGATGATATTGACATCGTTCAAATATCTGTAACCGAAGAAGCGGATCAAATGGCTGCCATGATGGGCGGAGGAGCAGGCGGAGCCTTAATGTACCTGATCTTTGACCCTGAAATGGATAATTTCCCTGAAGTCCGTGAAGAAATAGAAGATTATGTGTTTAATATCGGACAATCAGGTGAATGGAAGAGCCAGAACTTCTCATCTATGTCCGGTTCAACCAATGAAGTCAGCTACACATTCTACAGTGAAGATTTAGATAAACTGAATGACTCTGTCAAAATGGTAGAAGACGTAATGAAGGAAAATGAAGAATTGGAGGATGTTTCTTCAAGTGCAGAAGACGCATTTGTTGAATATACCTTCAATGTTGAGCAGGATGAACTGCTGCAGTACGGTCTGACAGCCGGACAAATTGTCATGATGCTGAATCCGTCAAACACCAAGGATGTTCTGACAACGATTGAAAAAGACGGTGAGACGCTTGAAGTCATTGTCCAGCAGGAGCAGGCGGAACAGCCGAAATCCATTAATGATATCCTGGCAACACAGGTGCCGACAGCAATGGGTACAACTATGCCTCTTTCCGAGCTTGTCACAGTGAAAGAAGGTACAACGCATAATACGCTTGCCCGCAGTAAAGGCGAGTACTACGCAACCGTGTCAGGTACGGTGAAAGGCGATGACATCTCAAAAGCTACTTCTATAACAGATGAAGCGATTGAAGAATTGGATCTGCCTAAGGGTGTAACAGTCGGAGTTGCGGGCGTTCAGGCAGATATGACCGAGACGTTCACTCAGCTTGGCGCTGCGATGCTTGCAGCCATCGCGATTGTGTACTTTATTCTGGTCGTTACATTCCGTGAAGGAGTGGCGCCATTTGCGATTCTCTTCTCCCTTCCATTTGCCGTGATTGGTTCTTTCGTTGGCTTATTAATTGCCGGTGAAACCATTTCTGTATCGGTCATGATGGGACTATTAATGCTAATTGGTATTGTCGTAACCAATGCCATCGTTCTGGTGGACCGGATCATCCATATGGAACGTGACGGTCTGGTCATGAGGGAAGCAGTGCTGGAAGCAGGAGCAACCCGACTTCGCCCAATCCTGATGACAGCCATTGCGACAATTGGTGCATTAATTCCATTGGCCATCGGCTCTGGCGGCGGAGGGCTTATCTCCAAAGGCCTTGCGATTACTGTTATCGGCGGTCTGACAAGTTCAACGCTATTGACCCTTATCATTGTGCCAATCGTGTACGAAGTATTATCTAAAATGTTTAAGAAGAACCGCAGAGAAATCGAAGAAAACTAAAAGGAAGCCCTGCAGGATAAATAAATGCCTGCAGGGCTTCTCTATTTATTCAATTAATTACCCCTAATAAACTCCCTCTTTTCTTTTACAAGATCCACTCTTGCAAACAGAAGCGCATATATTATGGTAAAAACAAGATACGCCAGGCCAATGATCAGACTAAGGGTTCTTGGTGCAAATATCTCCAGCAGGAATCCTGCTGTACCCATGGAGATAGCCAGGGAAAGGTTTGAAACCATCTGCATTAAACCAAAAAAGGTTCCCTGTTTGGATCGGGGTATAAATTTCATCATGACCGTGTCCAGGCATATGTTGCCAAGGCCGCCCGCAAAGGTGATCAGCACAACGGTGAAAAGTGCTGCATAAAAGCTTGGTGCGAGGCTTAATAAAATATGGCCAGTACCTTCTAAAGCAATAAAGATGATCGCGAGTATCAGGAGCCCCTTCTTGATCATATGAGAAAAGAATGAACTTAGAATGAGTCCAATCCCCAATGCGCCATACATAAACCCAACGCCCAATTCTCCCATGTTAAAAACTTCCATCCCATAAATGCTTACAAGAATATTGTCAATTCCGTTGGCAAGCGGCATGGTCAGCATCATAATAAAAAAGGCAATCAGTGCGGAGGAGCCAAGAATAAGTCTCGCTGGTGAAATCGCTGCAGATGTTTTGATTTTTTTTCTATTTACCTCAGAGACATCCGGGAAAACCATCCTGGAGATTAGATATGCTGATAACAGGAAGGTAAGGCCGTTAATCATGAAAGCAGCATTGTTTCCTAGAAAGTAGGCGATGATTCCGCCGGTGCTTGATCCAATAATGAGGACGGCTCCGATCATGATTTGTTCAATCGCGTTCACATATATGAGTCTATCTGATTTTACAAGAGCAGGTATCGCAGACATCCTGGCCGGGGAGTAGATCGCTTCTCCCATTGAGATGAGGAATGCACTTGCGTAAACAATCCATAAATCCCCTGCTTCTCTTACGAAAAGCAGCCCCAGGACCGCAGGCACTCTCAACAAGTCTACTGTCACCAGAATGGCCTTTTTGGAAAAGCGGTCTGCGAGCATTCCTCCTAATGGAGCAATGAAGAAAAAAGGTGCCATGCGGATGGCAAATAAGAGGCCAATTGCTACTCCGGAACCTGTGACGTGGTATAGCAGGGCAAGCA includes:
- a CDS encoding efflux RND transporter permease subunit; its protein translation is MKGLVNFVLQNKLAVWLLTIIITVSGIYSGTRMNMETIPDVSIPYLMVMDVYPGETPEKVMEDVSIPIEKAVEGLENVKSVYSNSYSNMSNIQVEYEYGIDMDEAKRALQSALDTVELPEGAQEPSITAISMNMMPVAALSVSSKSEDIVELTSTVEDIILPKLEKIDGVASATITGQHVEEVQLTYNEEKLAELELTEDKVKEMIQASNMAVSLGLYEFEEGEQAVAVDGKFMTEDELKNMLIPVSPTAQNQSPFVKLSDIAKIDTVGRVQSVSRTNGDDAIAIQIVKEQQANTVEVVNSVKELIKEEKEKVEGLVIDLSLDQGKPIEESVSTMIEKAVFGGLIAVLIILLFLRDFKSTIISIVSIPVSIFMALLLLNWMNITLNIMTLGAITVAIGRVIDDSIVVVENIYRRLHLKEEKLTGRALIREATIEMFKPILSSTLVTVAVFAPLIFVGGMVGELFMPFALTMTFALGASLLVAITIVPALSHFLFRKKLYSEKTEGSHKEAGKLSKWYKGILEKSLNHKIITSIIAVVLLAGSLALTPMIGFSFMGSEEDKVMYLTYTPEAGELKDETLKNVEAVEEEMLKRDDIDIVQISVTEEADQMAAMMGGGAGGALMYLIFDPEMDNFPEVREEIEDYVFNIGQSGEWKSQNFSSMSGSTNEVSYTFYSEDLDKLNDSVKMVEDVMKENEELEDVSSSAEDAFVEYTFNVEQDELLQYGLTAGQIVMMLNPSNTKDVLTTIEKDGETLEVIVQQEQAEQPKSINDILATQVPTAMGTTMPLSELVTVKEGTTHNTLARSKGEYYATVSGTVKGDDISKATSITDEAIEELDLPKGVTVGVAGVQADMTETFTQLGAAMLAAIAIVYFILVVTFREGVAPFAILFSLPFAVIGSFVGLLIAGETISVSVMMGLLMLIGIVVTNAIVLVDRIIHMERDGLVMREAVLEAGATRLRPILMTAIATIGALIPLAIGSGGGGLISKGLAITVIGGLTSSTLLTLIIVPIVYEVLSKMFKKNRREIEEN
- a CDS encoding MFS transporter — encoded protein: MTNWTVWKQEKNYQNLFWAGVINGIGNRFTQVALLALLYHVTGSGVAIGLLFAIRMAPFFFIAPLGGMLADRFSKKAILVTVDLLRVPAVLGLLFVREAGDLWIVYASAFLISMGEAIYSPARMSAIPALVKSDRLIYVNAIEQIMIGAVLIIGSSTGGIIAYFLGNNAAFMINGLTFLLSAYLISRMVFPDVSEVNRKKIKTSAAISPARLILGSSALIAFFIMMLTMPLANGIDNILVSIYGMEVFNMGELGVGFMYGALGIGLILSSFFSHMIKKGLLILAIIFIALEGTGHILLSLAPSFYAALFTVVLITFAGGLGNICLDTVMMKFIPRSKQGTFFGLMQMVSNLSLAISMGTAGFLLEIFAPRTLSLIIGLAYLVFTIIYALLFARVDLVKEKREFIRGN